Genomic DNA from Sporosarcina sp. ANT_H38:
GAGATATTGTAAAAGTAGAAGCGATTATTGCACAGCACGCCTCGCCCAATGAACGTGATGAATGGCAGAAAAAAGCGAAAAAAATCAAAAGAAAAGAAACTTTCATTTTTGCCATTTGGATTGTCATATATTCTATTTTGATTTTGACCATTGAGGTTGGGAAAACAATAGATGGAAATAGCATTTCATACATAGCTTGCTTTATTCTATGGTTAGGCGGTACCATTTTAACGGTTAAAAATTATAGAGAGTACAAACGAGCAAAGGAAGAAAAGTTACTTAAACAATATACGTTGTTTTCGATAATTTTTGGAAGTAGTTGCATGATTCATGCTTTCAGTTCATTTTTAACTATGAATCGATAATAGTGGCATTTAGCGGGCGCTTATTATTTTCGCTCCTGGAAATTGGAAGTGTACTCGAGTTTCATTTGTACACTATAATAATTTCCTCGTATAGTTTTGTTATTCTGTCGTATAGTATTGGTAAACGGTAATACAGCTTCACAAAATTTTAGTTTGTTTGGCACATTAATTGCATGTAAATTTGAAGGATGTTAGAATTAGATTATAATCATTATAAATAGTTATGTTTAATCATTTGTATTCATATGTTGTTCACAAATTCTCCTAAGAAAAGTGATAACTATATGGTATAATGGAAAGCGTGAAATAGAACGTGAGAGGTGTGAACACCTGATGCATACAATCGTAATCGGTGTCAATCACCGGACAGCACCTGTTGAAATAAGAGAGAAATTATCTTTTATTGAAACAGAACTGCCACAGGCGATGCAAACATTGCAACAGCAAAAAAGTATATTAGAAAATATTATTATATCGACATGTAACCGAACTGAAATTTACGCGGTTGTTGATCAGCTACACACAGGTCGCTATTATGTGAAAAATTTCTTGGCTGAATGGTTCGATATGCCCCTTGAGTCATTCTCTTCACATCTTATTATCATGGAAAATGATGGTGCGATTGAGCATCTAATGCGCGTATCAGCAGGCATCGATTCCATGGTTCTTGGTGAGACGCAGATTTTAGGGCAAGTGCGGGACAGTTTCCTTGAAGGCCAATCGATGGGTACAACAGGTACTCTTTTCAATGAGCTATTTAAACAAGCCGTAACGCTTGCGAAAAAAGCGCATACTGAAACGGCAATTGGTGATAACGCTGTCTCTGTTTCCTATGCTGCTGTAGAACTCGGGAAAAAGATCTTTGGCACATTGGATAAAAAGCATGTGGCTATTCTTGGAGCAGGTGAAATGGGTGAACTTGCCGTTAAGAACTTGCACGGAAGTGGTGCGAGCAAAGTGACTGTCGTTAATAGAACACTTTCGAAAGCGGAAGTACTTGCCGATAAATTCGGAGGCGTAGCGAAATCAATGCAAGAACTGCAATGCACACTTCTTGAAGCTGATGTACTGATCAGTTCAACGGGTGCAACCGATTTCGTTATCGACTTTGAACTTATGCAGTTAGTAGAGCGGCTTCGTAAGGGAAGACCGATATTTATGGTTGATATCGCTGTACCGCGTGATTTAGATCCGCGTATCGGTGATTTGCCGAATGTCTTTCTTTACGACATCGATGATTTACAAGGTATTGTTGAAGCGAATCTTGCGGAAAGAAAACGGGCCGCCACAGAAATTGGCCTCATGATTGAGCAGGAAATCGTCATATTCAAGGATTGGGTTGCTCAACTAGGAGTAGTTCCTGTCATTTCTGCACTTCGTCAAAAAGCACATCGTATCCAATCGGAAACGATGGCAAGTATAGAAAACAAAATGCCTAATTTGACGGACCGCGAGAAAAAAGTATTGAGCAAACACACTAAATCGATTGTCAATCAATTATTGAAAGATCCTATTTTACAAGTGAAAGAATTTGCCATGGATTTGAAATCAGCTGAAAAACTGGAGTTGTTCCAGCAAATATTCGGTATTGATGAAGATGTTGTGAAAGAGAAAGAATCGCTTGCGAAACAGGCGAAAGAACGGTTAAACGTCAGTGCAGATAAACATGTGACGCCACAACCGGATATGACATTTTGAACGTTTGTCAAAGGGGCGTTTCCGCATCAGTGTGATACACTATAGATGCAGAAACGCCCCTATTAGTTCGGAAAGGCAGAGAAGTTATCATGGTGGATATGATGATGGCAAGACTGCATGAAGTGATGGTCGTACTATATGCAGTTAGCCTAGTTTTTTATTTTATAGATTACTTGAATAAAGATACATTTGCACACCGAAGTGCTTTTTGGATATTAAGCATCGTCTACTTTCTACAAACTTTCTTCCTTGTGATGTATATAATCGAATGGAAGAGGTTCCCGATACTCACACTGTTTGAAGGAATCTATTTTTACGCATGGCTTTTGATTACATTATCCATTATCATGCATCTATTTTACAAAGTTGGTCACGCTGTCTTTTTCTTAAATGTGATTGGGTTTATCTTCATGACGATTCACACATTTGCACCTGAACAAATTGAACAGTCTCCAATAGGCGAGGCACTTATTTCTGAGCTGTTATTCATCCATATTACATTCGCAATTTTGTCCTATGCGGCTTTTGCGATGTCATTTGTTTTTTCGATTCTATATCTTCTCGTCTATAAAGTTTTGAAAAAGAAGAAATGGTCAAAACAATTTAACAGGCTTCCTTCTCTTCATCAAACAGAGATGGGAATGAAGGCAGCTCTTTATACTGGTATCCCGTTTCTGCTCGTCAGTCTAATTCTCGGTATGCAGTGGGCGATTGTTGCACTTGATGAATGGTCATTTTTCGATATGAAGATTATCGGCTCCTTTATTTTACTTGTCGTGTATGGTTCTGTATTATTCTTGAAGCGAAGTGGCAAGCTAAATGGGAATGACTTTGCATGGGCCAACGTATTCGCATTCCTTTTTGTTATCATCAATTTTTTCCTCGGAAGCAAATTATCCGAGTTCCACTTTTGGCTTTAACTTAATTCAGCCGAGTTTCAAACCCGAACTGTATTAAGGTAAAGCCTCCGGCGGATGCGATGTTCTAAGGAAAACTACTTTACTTAAACTAGGCACTAATTCTCCAAGGCAATATTGATTATGAAAGGTTGGATTAATTTAGTATGAGAAAAATTATCGTAGGTTCTAGAAGAAGTAAACTTGCATTGACACAAACGAACTGGTTTATCGAACAGATGAAAGCTGCCGGGGCTCCGTTTGAATTCGAAGTGAAAGAAATTGTTACGAAAGGCGATCAAATCCTTGATGTTATGTTGTCAAAAGTTGGGGGTAAGGGTCTTTTCGTAAAAGAAATTGAGCAGGCTTTGTTCGATGAAGAAATCGATTTCGCAGTACATAGCATGAAAGACATGCCCGCTGTTCTTCCCGAAGGGCTTGTTATCGGATGTATCCCACCTCGTGAAGATGCACGCGATGCATTCATTTCAAACGGGCATGTGAAATTCATGGACTTACCGATAGGCGCTAAAGTGGGGACGTCTAGTTTACGTCGTAGTTCACAGTTACTACTTCTGCGTCCTGATCTTGATATCCAGTGGATTCGTGGAAATATCGATACACGATTGAAAAAAATGGTTGACGGTGAATACGATGCGATTCTCCTTGCAGCTGCAGGTATGAATCGAATGGGCTGGAGTGCAGATGTCACTACAGAATATATGTCAGTTGAAGATTGTATCCCAGCAGTAGGACAAGGTGCACTTGCGATTGAATGTCGAATTGACGATCAAGAGTTGCTTGCGGAACTTGCAAAATTAACGGATGAAAAAACGTGGAAAGAAGTTGAAGCAGAGCGTACTTTTCTAACTGAAATGGATGGCTCATGTCAAGTTCCAATTGCCGGATTTGCGCAATACAACGGTAGCGAAGTTGAACTGACGGGCTATATTGCTTCTCCTGATGCAACACAGGTATTTAAAAAGACTTTTTCGAGTGCGAATCCCGTTGAAGCGGGTATGGAGGTTGCGAAAACACTGCGTGCCGAAGGGGCTTCAGAAGTGATTGAGAAAGTGAAGGCGGATATGGATGCGTGATAGTCAACCGCTGTTAGCTGAAACAGTCATCTTTACAGGAACGCCGAAGTCTACTGATGTATTTGAATTGGTGAAGCGCTATGGAGGGACGCCTGTTTCACTGCCACTTATTCAAGTAGCAGAGTTAGTGGAACCGACAGATGAGCTTCGTTTGAATGCTTGTCCAATCTATGATTGGCTTATATTTACGAGTCAAAGTGCAGTAGCTGCTTTTGGAGCCAAGCTCATTCGTCACGGTTTTTCTTCGGAATTAATTCCCGCAAAAATAGCTGCGGTTGGTACTCGAACTGCGGAAGCACTCGAGAAAATCGGTTTTACAGTCGATTTCATTCCAACAGTGTTCAGTGCAGATACATTCGTGAAGGAATTTAACCCTGCTGACACAGATATCCGACGCATTCTTTTTCTACGCGGATCAATTGCAGGCGTCACCATTAAAGAGGAATTGCCTTTTGAAGTGGATGAATGGACAATCTATACGACGGAGCGTGCGGGAGATTCCATCGATTCTCTCGTTGATTTATTGCAACAAAAACAGTATTTGACTGTCCTATTCGCAAGTCCTTCGGCTGTGGACGTTTTTGCTGAAGAAGTGGTCCCGCGAACAGGATGGACAGGTTTTACAATAGGGGCCATCGGACATGTAACAGAAAAAGCGTTGTTAGAAGCTGGTGCGGCCGTTCATGTTAGGCCCGATACATATACACTTATGGATCTCGTTGAGAAATTGGCGGGGCGAAAGGAAGGGTAATTTTGGATACTTTACAATTCAGACGCAACAGACGTTTACGTACATCAAACACACTACGTTCTATGGTAAGAGAAACTGTTTTGAGAAAAGAAGACTTCATCTATCCGATTTTTGTCATTGATGGAGAAGACATCAATAATCCTATCGCTTCTATGCCGGGTGTGTTCCAGAAATCACTCGACCATTTTGCAACTGAACTAGATGAAGTTGTGTCACTTGGAATTCCCTCAATTATATTATTCGGTTTACCAGCAATGAAAGATGATAGGGGATCGGAAGCTTATTCTGATCAAGGGATTGTCCAAAAAGCCACTCGTTTTGCGAAAGAACGCTATCCTGAACTTATCGTCATCGCAGACACTTGCCTATGCCAATTTACAGACCATGGTCATTGTGGTGTCTTAGAAGGTGGCAAAGTCCTAAATGACCCGTCATTAGAACTACTAGCGCGTACTGCGGTAAGTCAAGCGAAAGCGGGAGCAGACATTATTGCACCATCCAATATGATGGACGGTTTTGTAGCTGCTATTCGTCAGGGATTAGATGCGGCTGGATTTGAAGATATTCCGATTATGTCCTATGCGGTGAAATATGCATCTGCTTATTACGGACCTTTCCGTGATGCGGCGCATTCGTCACCAAAATCAGGCGACCGTAAAACGTATCAGATGGATCCTGCAAACCGTATGGAAGCAATGCGTGAAGCTGAATCAGATGTTGCAGAAGGTGCAGACTTCCTAATCGTAAAACCAGCACTTTCGTATCTCGACATCATGCGGGATGTCAAAGACAATTTCACATTGCCAGTAGTCGCATACAATGTGAGCGGTGAATACGCAATGGTTAAGGCAGCAGCACAAAATGGCTGGATTGATGAAAAAGCAATCGTTCTGGAAACGTTGACAAGTATGAAGCGTGCAGGTGCGGATCTTATTATGACGTACCACGCGAAAGATGCTGCGCGCTGGCTGGGGGAGAAATAATTGGGTAGAACTTATGAAAAGTCGAAACAAGCATTTGCAGAAGCTGTAAATCTTATGCCAGGTGGGGTAAATTCTCCTGTTCGTGCATTTAAATCTGTCAATATGGATCCGATTTTTATGCAGAGTGGAAAAGGCGCTATCATTACGGACATCGATGGCAATGAATATATCGATTATGTACTATCTTGGGGTCCGCTTATTCTCGGTCATTCTGATTCAGACGTAGTTGAAGGCATTAAGCGTGTTGCGGAGACTGGAGCAAGCTTTGGAGCACCGACGTTAGCGGAAAATGAACTTGCGAAACTCGTTATAGAACGTGTTCCTTCAATTGAAATGATTCGTATGGTGTCATCCGGTACGGAAGCAACGATGAGTGCACTGCGTTTAGCACGCGGTTACACAGGTCGTAATAAGATTTTAAAATTTGAAGGCTGTTACCACGGTCACGCTGATTCACTGCTCATTAAAGCTGGTTCTGGCGTTGCAACACTAGGCCTACCAGATAGCCCTGGTGTACCTGAATCTGTTGCAAAGAATACGATTACGGTACCGTATAACGACCTTGAGAGCATTAAAGTCGCAATTCAAGAATTCGGTGACGACTTAGCAGCAATCATTGTTGAACCTGTCGCAGGAAATATGGGAGTTGTCCCACCTGAACCCGGTTTCCTTGAAGGATTGCGTGAGTTGACAGAGAAAAACGGTTCACTTCTTATTTTTGATGAAGTAATGACGGGCTTCCGCGTTGGTTATAATTGTGCGCAAGGTCATTACGGTGTTACACCTGACATTACATGTCTAGGCAAAGTAATCGGTGGTGGACTTCCAGTCGGTGCATATGGTGGTAAACGTGAAATCCTAGAAAACATGGCTCCTGCGGGTACGATTTACCAGGCGGGGACTTTATCAGGAAATCCACTTGCAATGACTGCAGGTATTGAAACGTTGAAAAAATTAACGCCTGCATCATATGACCATTTCATGAAACTTGGCGATCAGCTGGAAGCCGGTTTCCGTGCAGCTGCTGAAAAATTTGATATCCCGCACACAGTAAACCGTGCAGGCTCGATGATTGGCTTTTTCTTCACTAACGAAAAAGT
This window encodes:
- a CDS encoding cytochrome c biogenesis protein translates to MVDMMMARLHEVMVVLYAVSLVFYFIDYLNKDTFAHRSAFWILSIVYFLQTFFLVMYIIEWKRFPILTLFEGIYFYAWLLITLSIIMHLFYKVGHAVFFLNVIGFIFMTIHTFAPEQIEQSPIGEALISELLFIHITFAILSYAAFAMSFVFSILYLLVYKVLKKKKWSKQFNRLPSLHQTEMGMKAALYTGIPFLLVSLILGMQWAIVALDEWSFFDMKIIGSFILLVVYGSVLFLKRSGKLNGNDFAWANVFAFLFVIINFFLGSKLSEFHFWL
- the hemA gene encoding glutamyl-tRNA reductase — encoded protein: MHTIVIGVNHRTAPVEIREKLSFIETELPQAMQTLQQQKSILENIIISTCNRTEIYAVVDQLHTGRYYVKNFLAEWFDMPLESFSSHLIIMENDGAIEHLMRVSAGIDSMVLGETQILGQVRDSFLEGQSMGTTGTLFNELFKQAVTLAKKAHTETAIGDNAVSVSYAAVELGKKIFGTLDKKHVAILGAGEMGELAVKNLHGSGASKVTVVNRTLSKAEVLADKFGGVAKSMQELQCTLLEADVLISSTGATDFVIDFELMQLVERLRKGRPIFMVDIAVPRDLDPRIGDLPNVFLYDIDDLQGIVEANLAERKRAATEIGLMIEQEIVIFKDWVAQLGVVPVISALRQKAHRIQSETMASIENKMPNLTDREKKVLSKHTKSIVNQLLKDPILQVKEFAMDLKSAEKLELFQQIFGIDEDVVKEKESLAKQAKERLNVSADKHVTPQPDMTF
- the hemB gene encoding porphobilinogen synthase; the encoded protein is MDTLQFRRNRRLRTSNTLRSMVRETVLRKEDFIYPIFVIDGEDINNPIASMPGVFQKSLDHFATELDEVVSLGIPSIILFGLPAMKDDRGSEAYSDQGIVQKATRFAKERYPELIVIADTCLCQFTDHGHCGVLEGGKVLNDPSLELLARTAVSQAKAGADIIAPSNMMDGFVAAIRQGLDAAGFEDIPIMSYAVKYASAYYGPFRDAAHSSPKSGDRKTYQMDPANRMEAMREAESDVAEGADFLIVKPALSYLDIMRDVKDNFTLPVVAYNVSGEYAMVKAAAQNGWIDEKAIVLETLTSMKRAGADLIMTYHAKDAARWLGEK
- a CDS encoding uroporphyrinogen-III synthase, whose translation is MRDSQPLLAETVIFTGTPKSTDVFELVKRYGGTPVSLPLIQVAELVEPTDELRLNACPIYDWLIFTSQSAVAAFGAKLIRHGFSSELIPAKIAAVGTRTAEALEKIGFTVDFIPTVFSADTFVKEFNPADTDIRRILFLRGSIAGVTIKEELPFEVDEWTIYTTERAGDSIDSLVDLLQQKQYLTVLFASPSAVDVFAEEVVPRTGWTGFTIGAIGHVTEKALLEAGAAVHVRPDTYTLMDLVEKLAGRKEG
- the hemC gene encoding hydroxymethylbilane synthase, with the translated sequence MRKIIVGSRRSKLALTQTNWFIEQMKAAGAPFEFEVKEIVTKGDQILDVMLSKVGGKGLFVKEIEQALFDEEIDFAVHSMKDMPAVLPEGLVIGCIPPREDARDAFISNGHVKFMDLPIGAKVGTSSLRRSSQLLLLRPDLDIQWIRGNIDTRLKKMVDGEYDAILLAAAGMNRMGWSADVTTEYMSVEDCIPAVGQGALAIECRIDDQELLAELAKLTDEKTWKEVEAERTFLTEMDGSCQVPIAGFAQYNGSEVELTGYIASPDATQVFKKTFSSANPVEAGMEVAKTLRAEGASEVIEKVKADMDA
- the hemL gene encoding glutamate-1-semialdehyde 2,1-aminomutase, with product MGRTYEKSKQAFAEAVNLMPGGVNSPVRAFKSVNMDPIFMQSGKGAIITDIDGNEYIDYVLSWGPLILGHSDSDVVEGIKRVAETGASFGAPTLAENELAKLVIERVPSIEMIRMVSSGTEATMSALRLARGYTGRNKILKFEGCYHGHADSLLIKAGSGVATLGLPDSPGVPESVAKNTITVPYNDLESIKVAIQEFGDDLAAIIVEPVAGNMGVVPPEPGFLEGLRELTEKNGSLLIFDEVMTGFRVGYNCAQGHYGVTPDITCLGKVIGGGLPVGAYGGKREILENMAPAGTIYQAGTLSGNPLAMTAGIETLKKLTPASYDHFMKLGDQLEAGFRAAAEKFDIPHTVNRAGSMIGFFFTNEKVSNYDKAKTADLVLFADYYRLMAEEGIFLPPSQFEGMFLSTAHTEAHIEKTVEAFHTVFAKLRA